The genomic DNA CCAGACCTCCCCGACACTCGTCGGTTCCTTCGACACACACCCCGAAGACAACCGAGCCAAGTTCAACGGCGCATGGAGCACATACCCCTTCTTCGGCGACGACGCCATTCTGATCAGCGACATCGAGGGCGGCCTCATCGTCGTCGAGTTCGATCCCCGCAAGCTCGTGATCGAGCCCCTCGCCGCGCCCGAAGTCGTCGGCCCGGACAACACATCGAACACCGTCACCGTCCTCATCACCGGCGACGGCACCGACGTCGTCCCCTCCACCGTCACGCTCCACGCCTCCATCAACGACGGGCCGGAGATCATCGTCCCCGCGATCGACAACGGCGATGGCACCTTCACCGCCTCGCTCCCCCCCGCGCCATGCCCCTCACACATCGACTACTACTTCTCCGCACAGAGCCAGACAGATCGCACGTTCACCCATCCCAAGCGCCCCGAGAACGGGAAACTCCGCGTGCTCGTCGCCGCCACCGCGACCGTGGTCTACGAAGATCTCTTCTCAACCCACGGCTTCAACGGCTGGAACTTCGGTGATCCCTCCAGCCCCGACACCGCGACCTCCGGACGCTGGATCAAGATGGTCCCGAACCCCACCGTCGCCCAGCCCGGCTCCGGATACACCGGCCAGATCTGCTGGGTCACCGACGGACGCGCCGGTGAGAACCCGCAGCAGTACTCCGTCGGAGGAGGCAAAACCACACTCATGTCCCCCGTCTTCAACCTCGCCGGAGCCGTCGATCCCCGAGTCTCCTACTGGCGCTGGTTCGTCAACGGAATCGGCAGCGAAGCCGCCAACGAATCCCTCACCATCGACATCTCCAACGACGGCGGCTGGACCTGGACAAATCTCGAAGTCATCAACAACGCCTCAGGCCAGGACGACGGCGGCTGGTTCTACGCCGAGCACCGCCTCGCAGGACGCATCGGGTTCACCTCGCAGATGCGCGTCCGCTTCGTCGCCGCCGACTACCCCCTCGCCTTCACAACCGTCGAGGCAGCCATCGACGACTTCCGCGTCATCGATGTCGGATGCACCTACTGCCCCGCCGACTACAACACCAGCGGCTCCGCCGATGTCCTCGACCTCCTCGACTTCTTCAGCGACTTCGGACTCTGCTTCGACTCCCCCCTCCCCTGCGGCGAGTTCGGCAACCCCGACGTCAACGCCGACGAGGCCGTCGATGTCCTCGACTTCCTCGACTTCCTCGACTTCTTCGGCCAGGGCTGCAACTGACCCACACCCTCTCCTCCCACTCACCCACCCAACCCACGACGCGGATGCACGAGCGTGCATCCGCGTTCGCGTTCTGAGTCCCCACGCCCGAGAACCCGCCCCGCACCGATCGCAACCCCCATCCTTGACCGGCCCCCTCCGGTCCGTACCATTCCCCTCACGCCCGGACCGGCTCCTGCCGATCCTGGTCACAACTCGGGATAGATCCCGTTGTCGGGGGCGTAGCTCAGTTGGTAGAGCGCTTCCATGGCATGGAAGAGGTCGAGAGTTCGAGTCTCTTCGCCTCCACTCGACACACAAACGCCCGGGCCGCAAGGTCCGGGCGTTGTCGCTTTGAAACCGGATCCCCACCCAGTACGGTGGTTGATCCAATCACACGCCGATTTCATGACCGATGGTCAGCATGCGGTTGAAAATCAACCACCAAACGGCTGATTTTCAACCACACCACGGACGATCCACAACCACGCCTCCCCCGCCGAGCCACATCGCAACTGGCGCATTGCCAAATGGCAAACCGCGCCACAAGACCATTGCCGTATAGGACTCTGTTTGCCATTTGGCTCTTTGCCATCTGCTATTTCTCTCTCTCTCCCCCTCCTCTCTATCCTCCTGCCCCATGCGCATCCTTCTCACCAACGACGACGGCATCCGCGCCCCCGGCATCGTGGCCCTCCACGACGCCCTCATCGACACCCGCAACGAGCACGGCGGGCCGCTCCTCCTCCCCCGCGAGCGCCGCACATCACCCCATCACGAGTTCTCCCTCGTCACACCCATCGCGCCCCTCACCGTCCAATCCGCCACCGGACACGGCGTCACCTTCGACGAGCCCCTCATGGTCCAGGACGTCAAGGTCAACGACCGCATGGGAGGCATCGCCGTCGACGGCCGCCCCGCCGACTGCGTCAAACTCGCCATCTCCTCACTCTGGCCCGAACGACACGGCAAAGACGCACGCCCGGACCTCCTCATCAGCGGCATGAACGCCGGCGCAAACTGCGGCATCAACGTCATCTACTCCGGCACCGTCGCCGCCGCCATCGAGGGCGCGTTCCTCGGCGTCCCCTCCATCGCCGTCTCCATGCTCATCCGTCCCGGCCCCCTCCTCTTCGATGTCGCCGCACGCTGGGGACGCGAAACCATCGAAAGACTCCTCGCGGGCGGCCTCCCCGATCCGCACGAGATCATCAGCATCAACATCCCCACGCCCGAACGCGACGGCCCCTGCCCGCCCATCCGCGTCTGCCCCATGAACACCCACGGACTCGTCGATGCCTACGAGCGACGTGTCTCACCCGCCGGCAACGTCTACTACTGGGCCGCAGGCCACGGGCTCGACTTCCACGCCACCGACGCCGGCACCGACGTCGCCGAACTCATGGGCGGCTGCATCACCGTCACGCCCCTCCGCTACGACCTCACCCGCCACGAAACCATGACCCGCTGGCGCGCCCGGCTCGGGCTCTAGGTTCTGTCTGACGGATGCCTTTGGTGGCACCGCTCTCCAGAGCGGTGTTGGAATCCCGGTCGAAACTCACCACACCGAAGCTCAAAGCAATCCCTGGGCCGATCTGTCAGATAGACCCTCATCGCACCCCCACACCCGCGCCTCAATCCGCAATCGCGTCCATCACGCGATCCGCCCACGATCCTGTCTCCGCACCCCCCGCCGCGTCGATCCACACCGACCCCGGCGTCGTCCGCAGACGCCTCAGCCACGTCCGCTGGTTCTTGGCAAACCGCCTCGTCTCGATCTTGATCCGCTCCACCGCCTCCTCCAGCGTCCCGCGCCCCTCCAGATGCTCCACGATCTGCTTGTACCCGAGCGCCTCCCGCGCCGTCGGCCCCAGGCGTGATCCCCCCTCACGCTCGTGCAACCCGCGCACCTCGTCAAGCAGCCCGCGCTCCATCATCTCGCGCACCCGCGCGTTGATCCGTCGATTGATCGACTCCGTCGGCCACTCAAGCCCGATCAGCCGCGCCCCCGCACGCACCTGAGCGCCCTCGTCCCACTGGCGCTGGTGCTCGCTGATCGGCCTCCCCGTCAGGCGATACACCTCGAGCGCGCGGATCGTCCTTCGCTCGTCGTTCGGATGGATCCGCGCCGCCGCAACAGGGTCAACACGCTCCAGTTCCGCCCGCAGCGCCCCAGCACCCATCGCGCGCAGGGACTCCCGCACGCCCTCGTCCGCCCCCGGCCCCTCGAAGAGCCCCTCCAGCAGCGCCTTCACATACAGGTGCGTCCCGCCCACGACGATCGGCACAACCCCCCGCGCCGCGCACGCCCCGATCGCCTCCTCCGCCCGCCCGAGCCAGTCGTGCAGCGTGAACCGCTCCGTCGGCTCCACGATATCGATCAGATGATGG from Phycisphaeraceae bacterium includes the following:
- the surE gene encoding 5'/3'-nucleotidase SurE, producing the protein MRILLTNDDGIRAPGIVALHDALIDTRNEHGGPLLLPRERRTSPHHEFSLVTPIAPLTVQSATGHGVTFDEPLMVQDVKVNDRMGGIAVDGRPADCVKLAISSLWPERHGKDARPDLLISGMNAGANCGINVIYSGTVAAAIEGAFLGVPSIAVSMLIRPGPLLFDVAARWGRETIERLLAGGLPDPHEIISINIPTPERDGPCPPIRVCPMNTHGLVDAYERRVSPAGNVYYWAAGHGLDFHATDAGTDVAELMGGCITVTPLRYDLTRHETMTRWRARLGL
- a CDS encoding choice-of-anchor B family protein, whose amino-acid sequence is MTSIDPSRLTLARYLLAGAAVAALTLPSFADEDWRKLADRRPPREGQVWTAGDPSRSTPPRFLGDNMYLQAWFPVSAFPGGSNSGNSCWGYTSPSGRRYAIIGLQKGFGFVEVTDPRNAQYVGFIGGPSSLWHDVKVLGHYAYGVSEGGSGIQVMNLANIDNGVVTLARNHSTMGHSTTHTIMSNPASGFLYLAGANVGNGGLVAVSTADPARPAIVGAWTTRYVHEALIVSYTSGPYAGKEIAFCFSAGYGLDIVDVTNKSSMVRIGGNTDYPFRSYCHQGWLSEDRKYLYMDDELDEGVKVWTTTTHVFNVENLSNPIYVGSFSGGTTAIDHNQYVHNGKLYQANYRAGLQVFDLSSSQTSPTLVGSFDTHPEDNRAKFNGAWSTYPFFGDDAILISDIEGGLIVVEFDPRKLVIEPLAAPEVVGPDNTSNTVTVLITGDGTDVVPSTVTLHASINDGPEIIVPAIDNGDGTFTASLPPAPCPSHIDYYFSAQSQTDRTFTHPKRPENGKLRVLVAATATVVYEDLFSTHGFNGWNFGDPSSPDTATSGRWIKMVPNPTVAQPGSGYTGQICWVTDGRAGENPQQYSVGGGKTTLMSPVFNLAGAVDPRVSYWRWFVNGIGSEAANESLTIDISNDGGWTWTNLEVINNASGQDDGGWFYAEHRLAGRIGFTSQMRVRFVAADYPLAFTTVEAAIDDFRVIDVGCTYCPADYNTSGSADVLDLLDFFSDFGLCFDSPLPCGEFGNPDVNADEAVDVLDFLDFLDFFGQGCN
- the miaA gene encoding tRNA (adenosine(37)-N6)-dimethylallyltransferase MiaA gives rise to the protein MSGGSDECALLPVVVGPTAGGKSALAVELAARLARAGRPAEILSADAYQVYRGMDIGTAKPSEAERGGVVHHLIDIVEPTERFTLHDWLGRAEEAIGACAARGVVPIVVGGTHLYVKALLEGLFEGPGADEGVRESLRAMGAGALRAELERVDPVAAARIHPNDERRTIRALEVYRLTGRPISEHQRQWDEGAQVRAGARLIGLEWPTESINRRINARVREMMERGLLDEVRGLHEREGGSRLGPTAREALGYKQIVEHLEGRGTLEEAVERIKIETRRFAKNQRTWLRRLRTTPGSVWIDAAGGAETGSWADRVMDAIAD